The following are encoded in a window of Cucurbita pepo subsp. pepo cultivar mu-cu-16 chromosome LG12, ASM280686v2, whole genome shotgun sequence genomic DNA:
- the LOC111807707 gene encoding protein TRIGALACTOSYLDIACYLGLYCEROL 1, chloroplastic-like isoform X1, with amino-acid sequence MQIACQPHPLVYFPIRSSSKRRDEWKNIQNLHSRSFVKLVFLEPQTHKFARPLCKNRLYAIPHEEDGRPSASMPEDVNSKPMLNSIAEELGNKWSPPRYLWRGLSVLFLTGQVIMRTLKGKIHWKNTLQQLERVGPRSVGVCLLTSAFVGMAFSIQFVREFTRLGLNRSVGGVLALAFSRELSPVITSIVVAGRIGSSYAAELGTMQVSEQTDTLRILGSNPVDYLVTPRVIASCIALPILTLMCFTVGMASSALLADSVYGISINIIIDSALRALKSWDIISAMIKSQVFGAIISIVSCAWGITTSGGAKGVGESTTSAVVISLVGIFIADFTLSCFFFQGAGDSLKNCM; translated from the exons ATGCAAATAGCTTGTCAACCCCATCCACTGGTTTACTTCCCTATCAg AAGCAGCTCTAAAAGACGAGATGAATGGAAGAACATACAGAATTTGCATTCAAGAAGCTTTGTTAAACTTGTATTTTTGGAACCTCAGACTCATAAATTTGCTAGGCCACTGTGCAAAAACAGATTGTATGCAATCCCACATGAAGAAGATGGGCGCCCTTCTGCCTCAATGCCAGAGGACGTTAATTCGAAACCAATGCTTAATTCTATAGCAGAGGAGTTGGGGAACAAATGGTCGCCTCCAAGATATCTATGGAGGGGGCTATCAGTTCTTTTTCTAACTGGGCAGGTCATTATGAGGACTTTAAAGGGTAAAATCCATTGGAAAAATACTCTCCAACAGCTAGAGAGAGTAGGGCCAAGATCTGTAGGGGTTTGTCTTCTAACATCTGCATTTGTTGGCATGGCTTTTTCTATCCAATTTGTCAGAGAATTTACTAGATTAGGATTAAACAGGTCTGTTGGTGGTGTATTAGCTTTGGCATTCTCAAGGGAGCTAAGTCCCGTGATTACGTCGATTGTGGTTGCAGGGAGAATTGGAAGTTCATACGCTGCAGAATTAGGAACAATGCAAGTCTCAGAGCAAACCGACACGTTAAGAATCTTGGGTTCAAACCCTGTCGATTATCTCGTCACTCCAAGAGTTATAGCCTCCTGCATTGCTCTTCCAATTCTAACTTTAATGTGTTTCACAGTTGGGATGGCATCAAGTGCTCTTTTGGCTGACAGTGTTTATGGTATTAGCATCAACATTATCATTGACTCAGCTCTAAGAGCTCTAAAATCGTGGGATATAATCAGCGCGATGATCAAATCGCAGGTTTTCGGTGCTATCATATCGATTGTAAGCTGTGCTTGGGGTATCACTACTTCCGGGGGTGCTAAGGGGGTTGGGGAGTCCACAACTTCAGCCGTTGTCATCTCTCTTGTGGGCATATTCATTGCTGATTTCACcctttcttgtttcttcttccaagGAGCTGGAGATTCCCTCAAGAACTGTATGTAA
- the LOC111807707 gene encoding protein TRIGALACTOSYLDIACYLGLYCEROL 1, chloroplastic-like isoform X2, with product MQIACQPHPLVYFPIRSSSKRRDEWKNIQNLHSRSFVKLVFLEPQTHKFARPLCKNRLYAIPHEEDGRPSASMPEDVNSKPMLNSIAEELGNKWSPPRYLWRGLSVLFLTGQVIMRTLKGKIHWKNTLQQLERVGPRSVGVCLLTSAFVGMAFSIQFVREFTRLGLNRSVGGVLALAFSRELSPVITSIVVAGRIGSSYAAELGTMQVSEQTDTLRILGSNPVDYLVTPRVIASCIALPILTLMCFTVGMASSALLADSVYGFRCYHIDCKLCLGYHYFRGC from the exons ATGCAAATAGCTTGTCAACCCCATCCACTGGTTTACTTCCCTATCAg AAGCAGCTCTAAAAGACGAGATGAATGGAAGAACATACAGAATTTGCATTCAAGAAGCTTTGTTAAACTTGTATTTTTGGAACCTCAGACTCATAAATTTGCTAGGCCACTGTGCAAAAACAGATTGTATGCAATCCCACATGAAGAAGATGGGCGCCCTTCTGCCTCAATGCCAGAGGACGTTAATTCGAAACCAATGCTTAATTCTATAGCAGAGGAGTTGGGGAACAAATGGTCGCCTCCAAGATATCTATGGAGGGGGCTATCAGTTCTTTTTCTAACTGGGCAGGTCATTATGAGGACTTTAAAGGGTAAAATCCATTGGAAAAATACTCTCCAACAGCTAGAGAGAGTAGGGCCAAGATCTGTAGGGGTTTGTCTTCTAACATCTGCATTTGTTGGCATGGCTTTTTCTATCCAATTTGTCAGAGAATTTACTAGATTAGGATTAAACAGGTCTGTTGGTGGTGTATTAGCTTTGGCATTCTCAAGGGAGCTAAGTCCCGTGATTACGTCGATTGTGGTTGCAGGGAGAATTGGAAGTTCATACGCTGCAGAATTAGGAACAATGCAAGTCTCAGAGCAAACCGACACGTTAAGAATCTTGGGTTCAAACCCTGTCGATTATCTCGTCACTCCAAGAGTTATAGCCTCCTGCATTGCTCTTCCAATTCTAACTTTAATGTGTTTCACAGTTGGGATGGCATCAAGTGCTCTTTTGGCTGACAGTGTTTATG GTTTTCGGTGCTATCATATCGATTGTAAGCTGTGCTTGGGGTATCACTACTTCCGGGGGTGCTAA